A DNA window from Loxodonta africana isolate mLoxAfr1 chromosome 7, mLoxAfr1.hap2, whole genome shotgun sequence contains the following coding sequences:
- the LOC100670435 gene encoding olfactory receptor 5W2-like yields MAGENCSSLTEFHLLGITNKPEIKATIFTMFLVVYLIILVANLGMIILIRMDSQLQTPMYFFLSHLSFCDLCYSTAVGPKMLVDLLAKNKSISFYGCALQFFIFCFFADSECLLLAVMAFDRYKAISNPLLYRVDMSSRVCSALMAGGYLVSMVDALIHTTLTFHLCFCGSNEINHFFCDLPPLFLLSCSDIQVNELALFTVFGFIELSTISGVLVSYCYIILSVLKIRSAEGRFKAFSTCTSHLTAVAIFQGTGLFMYFRPSSAYSLDQDKMTSLFYTLVIPMLNPLIYSLRNKDVKEALKKLKNKNWFY; encoded by the coding sequence atggCTGGAGAAAATTGCTCCTCCTTGACTGAGTTCCACCTCCTGGGAATTACTAATAAGCCTGAGATCAAAGCCACCATATTCACCATGTTTCTGGTGGTTTATCTCATTATTCTTGTGGCAAATCTTGGAATGATCATTTTAATTAGAATGGACTCCCAGCTTCAAACAccaatgtactttttcctcagccacctctccTTCTGTGACCTCTGCTATTCTACAGCAGTTGGACCCAAGATGCTGGTGGACCTCTTAGCCAAAAACAAATCAATTTCCTTCTATGGCTGTGCTCTGCAAttcttcattttctgtttctttgcagATTCTGAGTGTCTCCTGCTGGCAGTGATGGCCTTTGATAGGTACAAGGCCATTAGCAACCCCTTGCTCTATAGAGTCGACATGTCCAGCAGGGTGTGCTCTGCGCTCATGGCTGGGGGTTACCTGGTGAGCATGGTGGATGCCTTGATACACACCACGTTAACTTTCCACTTATGTTTCTGTGGGTCAAATGAAAttaatcatttcttctgtgatttACCTCCacttttcctcctttcctgttcTGATATTCAGGTCAATGAGTTGGCATTATTCACTGTTTTTGGCTTCATTGAACTGAGTACCATTTCAGGGGTTCTTGTCTCTTACTGTTACATCATCCTCTCAGTCTTAAAGATCCGCTCTGCCGAGGGAAGGTTCAAAGCTTTCTCCACCTGCACCTCCCACTTAACGGCTGTTGCAATTTTCCAGGGAACAGGACTTTTCATGTATTTCCGACCAAGTTCTGCCTACTCTCTAGATCAAGACAAAATGACCTCATTGTTTTATACCCTTGTCATCCCCATGTTAAACCCTTTGATTTACAGCCTACGGAACAAGGATGTGAAAGAGGCTCTtaagaaacttaaaaataaaaattggttttattga
- the LOC135231678 gene encoding olfactory receptor 5W2-like encodes MDGKNCSSLTEFHLLGITNNPEIKATIFATFLVIYLIILVANLGMIILIKMDSQLQTPMYFFLSHLSFCDLCYSTAIGPKTLVDLLTKDKSISFYGCALQFFIFCVFADSECLLLAVMAFDRYKAISNPLLYTVNMSRRVCSVLMAGVYLVGTVDALIHTTLTFRLCFCGSNEINHFFCDLPPLFLLSCSDIQVNEFALFTVFGFIELSTISGVLVSYCYIILSVLKICSAEGRFKAFSTCTSHLTAVAIFQGTMLFMYFRPSSAYSLDQDKMTSLFYTLAIPMLNPLIYSLRNKDVKEALEKLKNKKLF; translated from the coding sequence atggatggaaAAAATTGTTCTTCATTGACTGAATTCCACCTCTTGGGAATTACTAATAACCCTGAGATCAAAGCAACCATATTTGCCACGTTTCTCGTCATATATCTCATCATTCTTGTGGCAAATCTTGGAATGatcattttaattaaaatggaCTCCCAGCTTCAAACTccaatgtactttttcctcagccacctctccTTCTGTGACCTCTGCTATTCCACAGCAATTGGGCCCAAGACGCTGGTGGACCTCTTAACAAAAGACAAATCAATTTCCTTCTATGGCTGTGCTCTGCAATTCttcatcttctgtgtctttgcagATTCTGAGTGTCTCCTGCTGGCAGTGATGGCCTTTGATCGGTACAAGGCCATTAGCAACCCCTTGCTCTATACAGTCAACATGTCCAGAAGGGTGTGCTCTGTGCTCATGGCTGGGGTTTACCTGGTGGGTACAGTGGACGCTTTGATACACACCACATTAACTTTCCGCTTATGTTTCTGTGGGTCAAATGAAAttaatcatttcttctgtgatttACCTCCacttttcctcctttcctgttcTGATATTCAGGTCAATGAGTTTGCATTATTCACTGTTTTTGGCTTCATTGAACTGAGTACCATTTCAGGCGTTCTTGTCTCTTACTGTTACATCATCCTCTCAGTCTTAAAGATCTGCTCTGCTGAGGGAAGGTTCAAAGCTTTCTCCACCTGCACCTCTCACTTAACGGCTGTTGCAATTTTCCAGGGAACTATGCTCTTTATGTATTTCCGACCAAGTTCTGCCTACTCTCTAGATCAAGACAAAATGACCTCATTGTTTTATACCCTTGCTATCCCCATGTTAAACCCTCTGATTTATAGTCTACGGAACAAGGATGTGAAAGAGGCTCtggaaaaactgaaaaataaaaagctgTTTTAA